Within the Bacillus sp. FSL K6-3431 genome, the region CTGTTGGATCCAATGACAAATAGTTCCCATGCTCTGTTTGTTGAATACTATCAGCGATTATCTTCTCAATTTTCCCTGAGATTGTAATCACTTTTAAAGTCGTTCCATCTTCTGCATACTGGGTTGTTATCTGCCTCGCAAGTGATTGACGAGCATATTCTGCTAACAAATCCGTATCTGTACTCATCCTTCCATAATCAGCAAGTGTTTCAAAAATGATTGGCAAATTTCTTATCGATACGTTTTCCTTTAATAACTTCGCTAATACCTTTTGCACTTCCCCTACAGATAGTGGATTAGGAGTGACTTCTTCGACAAGAATCGGATAGGATTCCTGGATATGATCAATTAATTGTTTTGTTTCTTGACGTCCTAAAAGTTCATATGCATTTGTTTTTAGTAATTCTGTAATATGTGTAGATACAACAGATGATGGGTCGACAACAGTATAGCCCATTATTTCTGCTTGTTCTTTCACTTCTTCTGCAATCCATTTTGCTGGTAAACCGAAGGAAGGCTCAACCGTATCAATACCTTCAATTGTATCCTCTCCTCCAGGACTCATCGCTAAATAATGATCGAGGAGAAGTTCGCTTCGTGCCATTTCATTTCCTTTGATTTTCAGGCGATATTCATTAGGTTCTAATTGAATATTATCTCTTATCCTCACAACGGGAATAACCATCCCTAACTCCAAGGCGAGCTGTCTTCTGATCATGACGATTCTATCTAAAAGATCTCCTCCTTGGTTTACATCTGCTAGCGGTATAAGCCCATATCCAAACTCAAATTCGATCGCATCCACATTTAATAAATTGATGACACTATCGGGACTTTTCATTTCATCAGCTTCTGTCTCTTCCAACGATTGGATTAAATCGTCGTCTACAACAGCCGGGGCTCGTGAAAGTACCCAACCGCCAACTGCTAAGGCTCCAGCTATAGGAATAGTGATAATATCATTAATTGGAGTAGTTAACCCCAATAAAAAAACAGTTGTTGCTGCAATATATAGCATGGGAGTAGAAGAGAACAGCTGGCCAACAATGTCTGAGCCAAGATTACCTTCTGATGCGGCACGAGTAACAACAATTCCGGTTGCTGTCGAAATCAGTAAGGCCGGTATTTGACTTACAATACCATCCCCAACAGTTAGCATTGAGAATTTAACTGCAGCTTCAGCAATTGGCAATCCTTGCTGCACCATTCCAATAATAATACCGAATAGCAAGTTTATTAATACAATAATAATACCTGCAATGGCATCTCCTTTAACAAATTTACTCGCACCATCCATTGCTCCGTAAAAGTCCGATTCCCGAGATACTTTTTCTCTTCTTCCTCTGGCTTCGTGTTCTGAAATGACGCCTGCATTTAAATCTGCATCGATACTCATTTGCTTCCCTGGCATTGCATCAAGCGTGAAACGAGCCGCTACTTCAGAAACACGTTCAGCACCTTTTGTGATGACAATAAATTGAATAACAATTAAGATAAAAAATACAACTAGTCCAACTAACACATTTCCACCGACAACAAAGGTACCGAAGGTTTCAACGACTCCCCCTGCATCACCTTTGGAGAGTATGGATCTAGTTGTCGATACATTCAAACCGAGTCTAAATAATGTTAATAACAATAATAATGAAGGGAATATAGAAAACTGCAGTGGTTCTTGCATATTCATTGAAGTTAGTAGAACAAGTAGTGCAAGTGAAATATTCGTTATGATTAACAAACTTAATAACCATGTAGGAAATGGTATAACTAACATGGCTACAATTAAAATAACACTTGATAATACTACAATATCTTTAAGTTTCATAACGTTCTCTCCTTGCCTTACTTTCAATCCATGATTATAACTTGTGTTTTATTCTGTATACATAAGCTAATATTTCTGCAACTGCTTTAAAAAAGTCATCAGGAATTATTTCTCCTATGTCTACTTGATCATATAAAGATCTTGCCAATGGACGATTCTCAACCATCACAATTTGATGGCTACTAGCAATCAGTTTAATTTTTTGAGCCATAAAATCTACGCCTTTTGCAATTACAATCGGAGCGTCCGCATTTTTTTCATCATATTTTAGTGCAATGGCATAATGCGTTGGATTTGTAATAATGACATCCGCTTTAGGTACTTCCTGCATCATTCTAGACATCGCCATTTCTCGCTGTTTTTGTTTAATTTTCGATTTAATTAACGGATCACCCTCGATATTCTTATATTCATCTTTAATATCCTGTTTTGACATTCTGATATTTTTTTCGAAATCATATTTTTGGTACAAAAAGTCAAACAGCGATAAAAATAAAAGTGCAAGAGATGCCGCAATGCCCATCTGTATTGTTAAACTACCAACCGTTTTTAACGTAGCAGCGATGGATTGGTGTGATAATAAGAGTACTTCATCAAACCGGCCCCATAAAACTGACACAGTAATTGCTCCAACAAAGCCGATCTTTAATATAGATTTCATTAGTTCGACAATAGCTCTAATCGAAAAAATCCTTTTAAAGCCTTTAATTGGATCAAGCTTCTCTAATTTTGGTTGTAAAGGCTCCGCTGTGAACATGAACCCAACTTGTAATAAGTTGGCTCCTATACCCGCAATTAAAGCAATTAACATAATCGGCCCTAATAAAAATACTAGTTCCTTTAAAACACCAAGCAAAATTATTTGTACGTTTGCTTCAGTTAGGTCCATCAGCATATATTCGTTAAAGGCATGGAGAAATGTACCAATTGTAATACTTCCCATTTGCGATGAAAAGAATTGCAAAAATCCAAATACCGCTAACAAACCGAGCGCAGTGTTTACATCCTGACTTTTAGCTGTCTGCCCTTTTTTCTTGGATTCCTGACGTTTTTTTGGTGTAGCTTTCTCTGTTTTTTCTCCTGCGAAAAATTGAAGATTAAGATTGAGTTGTTTCATCTTAAGCCTCCCATATACTCCATTGCAGTTCGCATAATTAGCAGCATCGTTTCAAATAAATGTTGAACTACTTCAAACATCACACCAAGAACAATGAATATAACAAGAAAACTAACAGCAATTTTTATTGGAAAGCCAACAACAAATATATTTAATTGCGGTACTGTTCGAGCGATAATCCCTAAAGCTACATCGACTAAAAATAAAGAGGCAACCACCGGGATCGACATTTGAAATGCAATCATAAACATTAATCCAAAGGATCGGATGATGTATTCTATAAACGATGCATTACCAAAAGGAATAAACACTTGATCTATGGGAATAAATTGATAACTATGAAAAATACCATCAAGTATTAAATGATGTCCATTGATTGCAAGTAAAAATAATAATGAAAACATGTATAAATATTGACCCATGAGTGGACTTTGCGCACCAGTCTGTGGGTCGATAACATTAGCGATCGCAAACCCCATTTGGAAATCGATAAAACCTCCAGCGATTTGAATGGCAGATAATATCATATAACCAATAAATCCGATTAAAAGTCCGATACTTGCTTCTTTAAATATGAGTAAAAAATATTCACCATTAAAAGCAAGCGGTTCGATATCAATGGTATATTGCATTAAAATGGATAGAAAAAATGCAAAACCAATTCTATAGGAAGCTGGAAGTGTGCGATATGAAAAGAGTGGCATTGTCACGAAAAATGCCGATACCCTCATAAATACAAGTAAGAAAACGGAAATATTGGGAAGTAAATTTTCCATTCAGTTAACCTACAAATCTAGTTAAGTTTTGAAATATTTCCGTTGCATATGATAAAAGCTTACTTAACATCCATGGCCCCATAATAACTACCCCAATTAGCACAGCTACAATTTTGGGAATGAACGCCAGTGTTTGTTCCTGTATTTGAGTAGTCGCTTGAAATATACTTACCGCCAGCCCCACTCCAAGAGCAAGCAGTAAAAGCGGGCCCGCTACAACGAGTGTAGTGAAAACTCCATTTTGAGCAAGCGATATAACTGATTCAGCATTCATTCAAACACCCCACTGATTGTTCATTATTGAAGAATATCATGATTTAACCAAAACTTTGAAGCAATGATTGAATAACTAAATACCAGCCGTCCACTAGAACAAACAATAATATTTTAAATGGTAGTGAAATCATGACAGGTGGAAGCATCATCATTCCCATCGACATTAATATACTGGCAACAACCATATCAATCACTAAAAATGGTATAAAAATCATAAATCCAATTTGAAATGCCGTTTTCAGTTCACTTAAAGCGAACGCCGGAACTAAAGCGGTGATCGGAATGTCTTGAATTGTTTCAGGACGTTCCATCTCGGCATAATTTAAAAATAATTCCAAGTCTTTTTGCCGTGTATGTTTACTCATAAATTCTTTAAAAGGTATCGCAGCACGTTCATATGCTGTCTCTAAATTTATTTCATCGTTGAATAATGGCTGCAATGCTTCCTGATTCACTTCCGTAAGCACTGGTGTCATGATAAAAAATGTTAGAAATAACGATAGACCAACTAAAACCTGATTTGGCGGCATTTGTTGCGTCGCAAGTGATGTCCTAACAAATGACAAAACAATAATGATCCGTGTGAAGGATGTCATTAAAACCAAGATGCTCGGAGCAAGCGATAATACAGTTAATAGTAGAAATAGCTTGACAGAAGTTGACACAGAAGCGGCTGAACCGTCATTAAAAAATTCCATAAACTCATTCATCGAATCTTTGCTCCTTCTCTTCAAGCTCACTAATAACCTTTTTACGATCTTTTTTTATCTCATCTAATTTTTCTTTTAAATGAACATGAAATGCTTTATCACCATTCTGATTACTTGAACGAAGATTTTTCTGTTTATTTGCCTTCAACCATTTGGTCAAAACATCTGTTGGTTGCAAGCTTTGGTCTTGTTGTTCCTTATAGAGACGAATATAATCTTGAAGTTCTTCTTCATCTGTTATTTCTTTTAGCAAGCGGATATCTTCTCCTACACCAAGAATCAGTATCTGCCTACCGACTTTGACGATTTGAATCGATCGATTTCCGCCAAGTGCCGTTCCACCGTAATTCTGTACTAACTTATTATGCTGATAAGATTGGCTCTTCTTATTAATAAATTTCAATAAAATATATAATAGAAATACAACAAACAGAAGTGCCGCTATCATTTTGATTACATCTAGTACCCCGATGCCTACCTTTGTTGATTGGTTAACAGGCTCATCATTATTTGAGTTATCTTTAGAAACATTGTCTTCACTTTTGTTATTTTTATAATGATCAGTGACACTATTTTCTAAGGCCTCTGCACTCACATTCATTAAAGAATAATTGAATGACAATGCAGCAATCACAAAAAAGAGGCCAATGATCATTATTTTTCGAAAGAAAATCATATAATTGCTTACCCTAATGTTTTGGATATAGCTTCAATTACGCGATCTGCTTGAAAAGGTTTCACAATAAAATCTTTTGC harbors:
- the flhB gene encoding flagellar biosynthesis protein FlhB, with product MKQLNLNLQFFAGEKTEKATPKKRQESKKKGQTAKSQDVNTALGLLAVFGFLQFFSSQMGSITIGTFLHAFNEYMLMDLTEANVQIILLGVLKELVFLLGPIMLIALIAGIGANLLQVGFMFTAEPLQPKLEKLDPIKGFKRIFSIRAIVELMKSILKIGFVGAITVSVLWGRFDEVLLLSHQSIAATLKTVGSLTIQMGIAASLALLFLSLFDFLYQKYDFEKNIRMSKQDIKDEYKNIEGDPLIKSKIKQKQREMAMSRMMQEVPKADVIITNPTHYAIALKYDEKNADAPIVIAKGVDFMAQKIKLIASSHQIVMVENRPLARSLYDQVDIGEIIPDDFFKAVAEILAYVYRIKHKL
- the fliQ gene encoding flagellar biosynthesis protein FliQ; amino-acid sequence: MNAESVISLAQNGVFTTLVVAGPLLLLALGVGLAVSIFQATTQIQEQTLAFIPKIVAVLIGVVIMGPWMLSKLLSYATEIFQNLTRFVG
- a CDS encoding flagellar biosynthetic protein FliO, which encodes MIFFRKIMIIGLFFVIAALSFNYSLMNVSAEALENSVTDHYKNNKSEDNVSKDNSNNDEPVNQSTKVGIGVLDVIKMIAALLFVVFLLYILLKFINKKSQSYQHNKLVQNYGGTALGGNRSIQIVKVGRQILILGVGEDIRLLKEITDEEELQDYIRLYKEQQDQSLQPTDVLTKWLKANKQKNLRSSNQNGDKAFHVHLKEKLDEIKKDRKKVISELEEKEQRFDE
- the fliR gene encoding flagellar biosynthetic protein FliR, whose product is MENLLPNISVFLLVFMRVSAFFVTMPLFSYRTLPASYRIGFAFFLSILMQYTIDIEPLAFNGEYFLLIFKEASIGLLIGFIGYMILSAIQIAGGFIDFQMGFAIANVIDPQTGAQSPLMGQYLYMFSLLFLLAINGHHLILDGIFHSYQFIPIDQVFIPFGNASFIEYIIRSFGLMFMIAFQMSIPVVASLFLVDVALGIIARTVPQLNIFVVGFPIKIAVSFLVIFIVLGVMFEVVQHLFETMLLIMRTAMEYMGGLR
- the fliP gene encoding flagellar type III secretion system pore protein FliP (The bacterial flagellar biogenesis protein FliP forms a type III secretion system (T3SS)-type pore required for flagellar assembly.), producing MNEFMEFFNDGSAASVSTSVKLFLLLTVLSLAPSILVLMTSFTRIIIVLSFVRTSLATQQMPPNQVLVGLSLFLTFFIMTPVLTEVNQEALQPLFNDEINLETAYERAAIPFKEFMSKHTRQKDLELFLNYAEMERPETIQDIPITALVPAFALSELKTAFQIGFMIFIPFLVIDMVVASILMSMGMMMLPPVMISLPFKILLFVLVDGWYLVIQSLLQSFG
- the flhA gene encoding flagellar biosynthesis protein FlhA → MKLKDIVVLSSVILIVAMLVIPFPTWLLSLLIITNISLALLVLLTSMNMQEPLQFSIFPSLLLLLTLFRLGLNVSTTRSILSKGDAGGVVETFGTFVVGGNVLVGLVVFFILIVIQFIVITKGAERVSEVAARFTLDAMPGKQMSIDADLNAGVISEHEARGRREKVSRESDFYGAMDGASKFVKGDAIAGIIIVLINLLFGIIIGMVQQGLPIAEAAVKFSMLTVGDGIVSQIPALLISTATGIVVTRAASEGNLGSDIVGQLFSSTPMLYIAATTVFLLGLTTPINDIITIPIAGALAVGGWVLSRAPAVVDDDLIQSLEETEADEMKSPDSVINLLNVDAIEFEFGYGLIPLADVNQGGDLLDRIVMIRRQLALELGMVIPVVRIRDNIQLEPNEYRLKIKGNEMARSELLLDHYLAMSPGGEDTIEGIDTVEPSFGLPAKWIAEEVKEQAEIMGYTVVDPSSVVSTHITELLKTNAYELLGRQETKQLIDHIQESYPILVEEVTPNPLSVGEVQKVLAKLLKENVSIRNLPIIFETLADYGRMSTDTDLLAEYARQSLARQITTQYAEDGTTLKVITISGKIEKIIADSIQQTEHGNYLSLDPTDSQSILEAIAGQIEELSLIQQSPILLCSPAVRMYVRQMTERYFPHVPVLSYNELEANVEVQSTGVVNI